In Nitrospiria bacterium, the following proteins share a genomic window:
- a CDS encoding SDR family oxidoreductase — translation QISKGGSFTLTSGILSLEPMPGSAAISPVNAGIEGFVRAAALELPRGVRVNAVSPPWVKETLVALGMDPAPGMPAAAVARAYAESVEGAKNGAVIDARAFA, via the coding sequence CTCAGATTTCGAAAGGGGGATCGTTCACGCTGACCAGCGGCATTTTGAGCCTTGAACCCATGCCGGGAAGCGCGGCGATCAGTCCCGTGAATGCCGGGATCGAAGGCTTCGTCCGCGCGGCGGCCCTGGAGCTGCCGCGCGGCGTTCGCGTCAACGCGGTCAGCCCTCCGTGGGTCAAGGAAACGCTCGTGGCGCTGGGCATGGATCCCGCACCCGGGATGCCGGCGGCCGCGGTGGCCAGGGCGTATGCGGAAAGCGTGGAGGGCGCGAAGAACGGCGCCGTGATCGACGCCCGCGCCTTTGCC